ATTGAAGATCTCGACGTgaggaatccaacgatgaaaataatttgggatttaaacacacggtttaagagataaaacattttgaataaacaaatttaaaagaaaaaaaagggaaaactccctgGTTGGCGACAAGTCACAACTTGAGGAGGTGAGTGACTTTTGCAAATAGTACTTTTTTTATCATCAATAACTTTATTCCTCAAATGATGGCCAAGTCGTTTACAATTTTCGGAAGACTAAAGTCAGAGGGAAAGGAGTCCCAAACTTCTGAAACTCTAGCACTAAAGCAATGTTTTGCTAAGCTATCAGCTACTAGATTGGCTTCCCTACAGCATTGGACGACACTAACAGATGAAAACTCCATCGCCAAGATTGTTGCTTCGGTTATAACTGCAGCATCACCGCCCATGTATGCCTCTGGGTTTGAAGCCGCCTCAAGAGCATTCAGGCTGTCCGATTCAATAGCAATTTTGGTACATCCTACATTAGCAGCAAGGATAAGTCCAAACCTTATTGCATTTATTTCTGCAGAGTCTGCCGAAACGACATGAGGCAGAACCCAGCTCGCCGCTGCGATGAAGTTCCCATGTTCATCTCTCACCACTGCTCCACAGGCTCCGGCCATTGTATCAGCATGGAACGATGCATCCACGTTGATTTTCACTATACCCGCGCCAGGTTTCCTCCATCTCTGGTCTAACTTTCGGGTTGGCTGGTTTGGTGAGTTTGCTCGAACAAAATTTGTAGCCCGTACCTTAATCGATAGGGTCGTTCTATCAGGAGTCTGTATGGTTTCCCCCTTCACCGCTTGTCTCCGCTGCCACCAAATGTACCACATTGCCACTAGTATGAATTCTGCTGCCGGTATTTCATGTATCATAAAATCAGATTGTAGGAGGATCTCCAGAGTGATGGACCCCGAGCGATCTTGTACCACTGCCTTCTGTACTACATCTGCCATCTGAAATTCATTCCACACTTCCATGGCCCTTGAACATGTGAAGATGCAGTGTTGTATATCTTCCAAACCAATTCTACGGACATTGGGGGATTACAGGAATGTGTCTTCCAGCTAGAACACCGAAACATGGCAACACCCCCTTTAGAACCTTCCATCCGAAGTGCTTGATTTTTCCGGCGACGCGGAGATGCCAAAGTTTTTTCCACACTAAGTTAATCCGAGAACCACCTGGAGTATCCCATCGGCCAAACTGATGGCCGAATTGGTGGTTGAACTCTACGTGATAAGCAGATCGCACCGAAAAGGTACCAGACCTTGTAAAGTGCCAAGCAACAAAATCTTCTTAGTGATTTCGTCGGTTTGGAGTTGGCTTTTGTTGACACATGGTTTAGAGTTTTTTTAGATGAGTTGGTTTTGGCTTGGTCATGAGAAAGCCCAACATCTCAGCTTTGGGCCGACCAAAAGGCCGCAGCCGAGAAAAAAAAATTCCTTCCGTCTGCTAAAAAAAGGGAAAACTTCTCTTTAGAAAATAGAAACCCGGCACCAAAAAATGAAAAGGAATGGCGGGCGAGGCGATTCCCCATCTCTACTCTACTCACCAGTCAAGACGGCCAACGGAAGCCCTAGGAACGGTGGCAAGCGTGGCGCTTTGTGTAAATTTCTTCAATTCCACTTTTTTTTCGAGATTGTCTTCCATTACAGCTGTGTATTGCTGCTCCTTTGGATTCATCCCATACGAACTGTTTTAATTTTCTGTTCTCATAATCGATCTGAACTGTTACTATTAGACGAATGCTCACTTGCGAGTTACAGCGGCCTCTGATGATTTTTTTGCAGCAATCAATTAGGAACTTGGGATATTGGCTCCGAGTCATTTGCGCCTCGTGATGCAGCCTCACAGGaatctttgtgtgatttgggtttgGGGGGTGGCAAGAGTAACAAACAGAGTGGTACATTCCATGGTTCTTTCTTTTGCGTCAAGGTCTAAAGGACATGAGCTGCCTAGCCGATTTATCTGGGCCGGTTCTTGTTGTCACACAAAGGGGGGGGGGGATGCATTTTCTCTCTCTTGGCGTTGCAGTGTTACCTACTAGCCTTTCTTGAAACCAAATCAGACGCATGATGTTCCAGCATAGATGGATTAATTCTTCAGCTTTTTTTCGAGGCTAATTCTTCAGTTAGAACCCAAACATTtaatattttgatttgatttcagGAAAGACTGAATCCGCCATCTCTGAAGGGATGACTGATTCATCAACTCATTAGTTGTTTGGGGATAAGTTCGTCATTTTTTTTTTGTAGATGTTTGTATATAGAGTGATTCTACAAATAATATGTTCGACTTGACTTACCAGGACCAGTATAATTCTGCTAACTGCTGATAGttgaggagccaaagaagggtctCATGGAGGTTGGGAACCGCTTACCGCGTGCTTTTTGTGGCCTAGTTATGAGCAAGGCATTTCTTGATGTACCAGGTCCGTGGCCCTTTTTAATTCCCTCCAATCCTCACCTAACATTCTTTCACACAACATATATAAGCACATATGTTCAACCATGGAAGTTTTGGAAAGCTTCATACAACTGTGCAGTGACACCACTGCCATGGCCTTTCCCAAGCCATCTCTAGTGCTATGCTCTGTTCTTACTTTACTGAGCCTAAATCGCGGTCCATCTCATGTATCTGCCAAGGTTTatatggtggtgatggaggatgatCCAGTTGTTTCCTACAAGGCAAGCCGGAAGGGTGTAATGTACGTGATCTCCATCCCTGAATCTTTTTACTTTGTTATCTTTTGAAAATAACTCATATTGATGGAATTTCATCCAGGAGAGGCGAGGAAGCTCAGAAGTACAAGGAAATGGCCACAACAAAGCACGACGTCTTCCTGGAATCATTCCTCACCGTAGGATCTTACAAGAAACTGTACAGCTACACTCACCTGCTTAATGGCTTTGCTGTTCATGCAAACTCTGAAAAGGTGCTCTTTCTAGCCTATAAAGTGCATAGTATTGTTTTAGGCATTTTATCTGTTAAACTAACAAATTAGAAAACTCTACTTACACCCAGTATCGAATAGATAGAACATGCTGAACAGACAGTGATTCTTTGCCTGTCTCAGTAGTATTTCCAGGGTAGAAATAGCCTTTAAACGTACATATAACAATAACACTCCAACCATAAATGATGCTGAATTCAGTATATACGTGAAGATAAAATAGCAGGGAAAATTTGAAGGAAGTTTTGCTATAGTTGAATATCATCATGAGTTATTTTGCTGAAAAGCCAGATAATCTGCTCCAGTTTGTCTTTTGAGCAATTAACAGTCTTTAAGTTGTTCGATTCTCGTATGATTCTATGTATCTTGAAACATGAATCCAAAAGTTTGCATGGAGACGAGCAACACAGCATCAATTCACATAAAACTATAATATAAGCGCATTTGTTCTGAACCTGACATGCTTGAAACTTCTTAGTTCTTATGCCCTATCTTTTTGCAGGTTATTCTTTCTGAATTTTGACAATAGGAATAGTTCAGTTGTCTCTGTTGAGGCTTAAACTGGTTGCCTCTCTCTTTTGTTATATGTGCAACAGGCAGCTAAAATTCTTAGCGGCGCAAAAGGAGTTCGACTCGTTCAAGAAGACATCAAAATGGCGAAGATGACCACATACACTCCAAAGTACATTGGAGCCAGTGGGGTATGGCCACTGCTTGGTGGTGCTGAGAATTCTGGTGATGGAATAGTCATTGGCATGATTGATACTGGCATTGACCCCAAAAACCCAAGCTTTGCCAGCTTCTCGAACCAATCAAAGCAGCCACCTCCCAATTTCAAAGGAATGTGCCGCTCTGGGGATAGATTCCCTCCTGATTCATGCAATGGTAAGATAGTGGGAGCTAGGTGGTTCGCGCGCGCTGGTCAAGCAACTGGAGAGTTCAATGCTACAATTCACTATGCATCACCTTATGACCCGGATGGCCATGGCAGGTATGTCCCTTAGCTGCTGACTGCTATTTGAATCTCTCTCTTTTTCAATCTCAGAAGAGCTACGAAGTGATCATAAGAATGTCTGCACAGCCACACAGCGTCGACCGCAGCTGGAAATTTCCATACACCAGCAATTTCTAGGGGTTACAACTTTGGATATGCAAGCGGCATGGCCCCCGGAGCTCGGTGAGAATATGTTCAGTGTCCCATTATTCAGATGTTGAAAGTAAATCCAAAGATAAAAAAGGATAACAATTTTTCTCTTCTGGTTTGCACTGACAGTCTTGCAGTCTACAAAGCCGCGTACCCTTTTGGTGGATATATGTCAGATGTGATAGCTGCTGTCGACCAGGTTTGGTGATCACATTGTTTGCTGAAAGCTACTATTTTGATTTGTAAGTTAAAGTCTCCCATGTGACTTGTTTGTAGGCAGTAGAAGATGGTGTCGATGTTATCAGTCTTTCCATGGCACCTTCTTCGGTTTCACCTGGCCCTGCAGCTTTCCTCAACTTGCTTGAGACGCAACTGCTCCTTGCCACCAAGGCTGGAGTCTCAGTTGTTCAAGCAGTGGGCAATGGAGGCCCTGATGCGAGCTCAGTAGTTTCATTCAGCCCATGGATAACAAGTGTCGCGGCTTCGACAACGGACCGCAAGTATAACAAAACAATCGTAGCTGGAAATGGGCAAATTTTCTCTTGCGGCGGCCTTTCCCGTAATTCATTTCAACCTAACTTGCTAGTAAAATTCTAGCTTTTTAAACATTCACAGTTACTAGTATGTACTATCTGTTTCAGATCTTCCTTTGTTGCTTAATTTGTTTCTACCATCTTGCTTCTTTGTGTCCAGCACCAACACCAGGCGACACAATGTACCCATTAGCACTGGCAGATGACGTGAGCACCGACAATTCGACTGATGGGTCTAATGGTTGCCAGGATCCGAAGGTCTTCATAAGATCTCTAGTTCAGGGGAAGGTGATTGTCTGCATGATTGTGTCATCTAACTACTATCAGGGTGACAACTTTGCCGGCATTATCGATACGATTCAGAAGATGGGAGCTGCTGGAGTCGTGATCATTGATCGTTATTCCGGTGATGTAGACTATGAATATCAGCCCATATTTCCTACCGCGGTACCTTCAGCCATGGTTGTGGACGGAGTAGACATGATGGTGAGTGCAGTGCAGACACATAGTTGTCAATCAAATTTCAGTAGTAACTCTGAATGTTTGGGTTGCTCTGTATAACTCTGCATTGTCTTCTGCAACTGGGTGCAGAACCTAATGGAGTACTATGAGAACAACACGGCACGAGACGGCGACGGAACTGTCATCACGTTCGGAGCAACCGTCCGGATTCTGGAGGGACGGCGTGCGAGCTACTCCGGGGAACGGCCGGAGGTCGCCGACTACTCGTCGAGGGGGCCCAACATAGAGAACTCGCAGATGCAGCTGGCGGACGTCCTGAAGCCGAACGTGATGGCGCCGGGCCATCACATCTGGGGAGCCTGGAGCCCGACGAGCGACGCCCTCCCGGAGGTCCAGGGCGAGAGCTACGCCATACTATCCGGCACGAGCATGTCCACCCCGCACGTCGCCGGGGTGGTGGCGCTGATCAAGCAGCGGCATCCCAAGTGGAGCCCCGCCATGATCATGTCGGCGATCATGACGACGGCCGACGTGACCGACCGCTCCGGGAGGCCCCTGATGGCGCGCCGGGACgtgggcgccgtggtggcggcCACGCCGTTCGACATGGGCGCGGGCGCCATCAACGCGGCGCGCGCGCT
This region of Triticum aestivum cultivar Chinese Spring chromosome 2D, IWGSC CS RefSeq v2.1, whole genome shotgun sequence genomic DNA includes:
- the LOC123054075 gene encoding subtilisin-like protease SBT2.5 codes for the protein MEVLESFIQLCSDTTAMAFPKPSLVLCSVLTLLSLNRGPSHVSAKVYMVVMEDDPVVSYKASRKGVMRGEEAQKYKEMATTKHDVFLESFLTVGSYKKLYSYTHLLNGFAVHANSEKAAKILSGAKGVRLVQEDIKMAKMTTYTPKYIGASGVWPLLGGAENSGDGIVIGMIDTGIDPKNPSFASFSNQSKQPPPNFKGMCRSGDRFPPDSCNGKIVGARWFARAGQATGEFNATIHYASPYDPDGHGSHTASTAAGNFHTPAISRGYNFGYASGMAPGARLAVYKAAYPFGGYMSDVIAAVDQAVEDGVDVISLSMAPSSVSPGPAAFLNLLETQLLLATKAGVSVVQAVGNGGPDASSVVSFSPWITSVAASTTDRKYNKTIVAGNGQIFSCGGLSPPTPGDTMYPLALADDVSTDNSTDGSNGCQDPKVFIRSLVQGKVIVCMIVSSNYYQGDNFAGIIDTIQKMGAAGVVIIDRYSGDVDYEYQPIFPTAVPSAMVVDGVDMMNLMEYYENNTARDGDGTVITFGATVRILEGRRASYSGERPEVADYSSRGPNIENSQMQLADVLKPNVMAPGHHIWGAWSPTSDALPEVQGESYAILSGTSMSTPHVAGVVALIKQRHPKWSPAMIMSAIMTTADVTDRSGRPLMARRDVGAVVAATPFDMGAGAINAARALDPGLVFDATYREYLQFLCAVPGVDEAAVRRAVGASCPSSRARWCSDLNAPSVTVASLVGSRRVDRKVWSVGAENETYMAYVRAPDGVAVRVSPDEFTVAPGETAALRIVLNTTAPGNAFSFGEVVLRGDKKHSVRIPLAVYPAAVLSGP